A single Vigna radiata var. radiata cultivar VC1973A chromosome 8, Vradiata_ver6, whole genome shotgun sequence DNA region contains:
- the LOC111242399 gene encoding putative cysteine-rich receptor-like protein kinase 9, producing MAVVVSSRSFVSCLLFLFIVISQASAQYNYVYCDNNEGNYTAGSTYQTNLNTLLSNLTSNTQIDYGFYNFSYGQNSDTVNAIGLCRGDVEPDECRSCLSDARDNLTQLCPNQKEAILYHDRCMLRYSNRSIFGLMETQPSYYMLNANNATEVYQFNQVLNNLLRILTGMAASGDSRLKYAAANADASNSQTIYGVVQCTPDLPQQECYRCLVGAIVEISGCCSSRIGARVGRPSCNIRYENYSFYEPTAYAPAPAPLM from the coding sequence ATGGCTGTTGTTGTTTCGTCTAGGTCCTTTGTTTCTTgtctccttttccttttcattgtcATATCCCAAGCCAGCGCCCAGTATAACTATGTATACTGCGATAACAACGAAGGTAACTACACAGCCGGTAGCACTTATCAAACCAACCTCAACACCCTTCTATCCAATCTCACTTCCAACACACAAATCGACTATGGTTTCTACAATTTCTCTTATGGCCAAAACAGTGACACAGTAAATGCCATTGGGCTGTGCAGAGGAGACGTTGAGCCAGACGAGTGCCGCAGTTGCCTCAGCGATGCCAGAGACAATCTCACACAGCTTTGTCCAAACCAGAAAGAGGCTATTTTGTACCATGACAGGTGCATGCTGCGCTACTCAAACCGCTCAATATTTGGCTTAATGGAAACTCAACCTTCGTACTATATGTTGAACGCAAACAATGCAACGGAAGTGTACCAGTTCAATCAAGTTCTCAACAACTTGCTGAGGATTCTAACAGGCATGGCTGCATCAGGTGATTCTCGTCTAAAGTATGCAGCGGCAAATGCAGATGCTTCAAATTCTCAAACCATATATGGTGTTGTTCAGTGTACTCCTGACTTGCCTCAACAAGAATGCTACCGCTGCTTGGTTGGGGCTATTGTAGAAATATCAGGGTGTTGCAGCAGCAGGATAGGTGCTAGGGTTGGCAGACCCAGTTGCAATATCAGATATGAAAATTACAGCTTCTATGAACCTACTGCATATGCACCAGCCCCTGCCCCGTTAATGTGA
- the LOC106771832 gene encoding LOW QUALITY PROTEIN: cysteine-rich receptor-like protein kinase 10 (The sequence of the model RefSeq protein was modified relative to this genomic sequence to represent the inferred CDS: substituted 2 bases at 2 genomic stop codons): protein MIIRKASVKVVGCSDYVMGAVSCMLLFFLCCLIPEASAQHLFQTCDNNNGNYTANGTYSANLNTLLSTLSSKTEINYGFYNFSHGQNADRVNAIGLCRGDVEPNQCRSCLKDAGGNITQLCPNQKQATIYYDNCMLRYSNDSIFGVLNSNPHFYMCNRNNATEAAEFNQVLQNLLRELQGKAASGDSRRKYATDNDTTTNFQAIYGLVQCTPDLTQTQCNDCLDVAISQIPIYCKDKRGGRVVGPSCNTRYEDYRFYRQTTIIDPETPPPTINNSTEESSNTTTIVIAVVVPTVVVVLLTCLFICLRRRKARKNLEVKKEEREEEDEVEDEIKIAESLQFNFETIRVATENFSDSNKLGQGGFGAVYRGKLSNGQIIAVKRLSRDSGQGDTEFKNEVLLVVKLQHRNLVRLLGFCLEGRERLLVYEFVPNKSLDYFIFGTFYHCINTILFYHYKPNYSXSXKLLAAIYADPAMKAQLDWEKRYKIIRGIARGLLYLHEDSQLRIIHRDLKASNILLDEEMNPKIADFGMARLVLLDQTQANTSRIVGTYGYMAPEYAMHGQFSVKSDVFSFGVLILEIVSGQKNSGINNGENMEDLLSFAWRNWKEGKALNIIDPSLNNNSRNEMLRCIHIGLLCVQENLIDRPTMATIILMLNSYSLSLPIPAEPAFYMNSRTRSFPEMQSWEYNSREIGSSEPILKSAQESENEASITELYPR, encoded by the exons ATGATAATACGCAAAGCTTCAGTTAAGGTTGTTGGTTGTTCTGATTATGTGATGGGTGCCGTTTCTTGCatgcttcttttctttctctgttgTCTAATACCTGAAGCCAGTGCCCAGCATCTCTTCCAAACCTGTGATAACAACAACGGGAACTACACAGCTAATGGCACCTATAGCGCCAATCTCAACACCCTTTTATCCACTCTTTCTTCCAAAACAGAAATCAACTATGGTTTCTACAACTTCTCCCATGGTCAAAACGCAGACAGAGTCAACGCCATTGGGCTGTGCAGGGGAGATGTGGAGCCAAATCAGTGCCGCAGTTGCCTCAAAGATGCCGGAGGCAATATCACACAGCTTTGTCCAAACCAGAAACAGGCTACTATATATTATGACAACTGCATGTTGCGCTACTCAAACGACTCAATATTTGGGGTCTTGAATAGTAACCCCCACTTTTATATGTGCAACCGAAATAATGCAACAGAAGCGGCTGAGTTCAATCAAGTGCTCCAAAACTTATTAAGGGAACTCCAAGGTAAAGCAGCATCCGGTGACTCCCGTCGTAAGTATGCTACGGATAATGACACAACTACCAATTTTCAAGCCATATATGGTCTTGTGCAATGCACCCCTGATTTGACTCAGACACAGTGCAACGATTGCTTGGATGTGGCTATTTCACAAATCCCAATTTACTGCAAAGACAAGAGAGGTGGTAGAGTTGTTGGACCCAGCTGCAATACTAGATATGAAGACTACCGCTTCTATCGACAGACAACGATAATAGACCCAGAGACACCACCACCCACAATTAACAATTCCACGGAAG AAAGTAGCAACACAACAACAATTGTCATTGCCGTAGTTGTGCctactgttgttgttgttttgctCACCTGTCTCTTCATTTGTTTAAGGAGGAGAAAGGCAAGGAAAAATCTTGAAG ttaaaaaagaagaaagagaagaagaagatgaagttgaggatgaaattaaaattgccGAATCATTGCAATTCAACTTTGAGACAATACGAGTTGCTACCGAGAACTTCTCTGATTCTAATAAACTTGGACAAGGCGGATTTGGAGCTGTTTACCGG GGTAAACTCTCCAATGGACAGATAATTGCAGTGAAAAGGTTGTCAAGAGATTCTGGGCAAGGAGATACGGAATTTAAGAATGAAGTGCTTTTAGTGGTGAAGCTTCAGCACCGAAATTTAGTTAGGCTACTCGGTTTCTGCTTGGAAGGAAGAGAAAGACTACTTGTCTATGAATTTGTTCCCAATAAAAGCCTTGATTATTTCATATTTGGTACTTTTTATCACTGCATAAATACAATCCTGTTCTATCATTACAAACCTAATTATTCATAGAGTTAAAAACTGTTGGCGGCTATATATGCAGATCCAGCCATGAAAGCACAATTGGATTGGGAAAAGCGCTACAAAATCATTAGAGGTATTGCTCGAGGTCTTCTCTACCTTCACGAAGATTCTCAACTACGAATTATCCATCGAGATCTCAAAGCAAGCAACATTCTCTTAGATGAAGAGATGAATCCTAAGATAGCAGATTTTGGCATGGCAAGACTGGTTTTATTGGATCAAACTCAAGCAAACACAAGTAGAATTGTTGGAACCTA TGGATATATGGCACCAGAGTATGCAATGCATGGACAGTTTTCGGTGAAATCAGACGTCTTCAGTTTTGGTGTACTGATTCTTGAGATTGTAAGCGGCCAGAAAAACAGTGGAATCAATAATGGGGAGAACATGGAGGATCTGCTAAGCTTC GCTTGGAGAAACTGGAAGGAGGGGAAGGCATTAAATATTATAGATCCATCACTCAACAACAATTCACGGAATGAAATGCTTAGATGCATCCATATCGGTTTACTCTGTGTtcaagaaaatttaattgatagaCCGACCATGGCTACTATTATACTGATGCTTAACAGCTATTCTCTGAGTCTTCCTATTCCAGCAGAACCTGCATTTTATATGAACAGTAGAACTAGAAGCTTTCCAGAAATGCAGTCATGGGAGTATAATTCAAGGGAAATAGGATCAAGTGAACCAATACTTAAATCAGCTCAAGAATCAGAAAATGAAGCTTCAATTACTGAGTTATACCCTCGCTAG